One stretch of Miscanthus floridulus cultivar M001 chromosome 18, ASM1932011v1, whole genome shotgun sequence DNA includes these proteins:
- the LOC136524764 gene encoding uncharacterized protein has product MMIYDHSSVTAGGAPPAGPKGAERLPPNIIVSESDLHMRRLWGNPEQDTPVRKYLLTMTVGYTEKDNVNATVHKFSDNFDVMLFHYDGKTTEWDDDFAWSKDAIHVSARKQAKWWYAKRFLHPTIVAPYDYVFLWDEDVDTTFFDADEYLRIVRKHGLEISQPGLDATRGKTSYEVLIRRDNGGEVHKNTIGGPGNCSDVHRRPCSGFVEVMAPVFTREAWACAWHMVQNDLVHGWGLDLNFWRCVEDPEEKIGVVDAQYVAHRARPTLTRQGNPDTGGGGGNVRGRAWQEFADFKNRIRNAERAQQAALAPPRPK; this is encoded by the exons ATGATGATTTATGATCATTCATCT GTTACAGCTGGTGGTGCGCCGCCGGCAGGACCAAAAGGCGCGGAGAGGCTACCACCCAACATCATAGTTTCAGAGTCTGATCTTCACATGCGCCGGCTCTGGGGAAACCC CGAGCAGGACACGCCCGTTCGCAAGTACCTGTTGACGATGACAGTAGGTTACACTGAGAAAGACAATGTCAACGCTACTGTTCACAAG TTCTCCGACAACTTCGACGTGATGCTGTTCCACTACGACGGCAAGACGACGGAGTGGGACGACGACTTCGCGTGGTCCAAGGACGCCATCCATGTCAGCGCCAGGAAACAGGCCAAATGGTGGTACGCCAAGCGGTTCCTGCACCCCACCATCGTGGCGCCCTACGACTACGTCTTCCTGTGGGACGAGGACGTGGACACCaccttcttcgacgccgacgagtACCTGCGCATCGTCCGCAAGCACGGGCTGGAGATCTCGCAGCCGGGGCTGGACGCCACCAGGGGGAAGACGTCGTACGAGGTGCTCATCCGGAGGGACAACGGCGGCGAGGTCCACAAGAACACCATCGGTGGCCCCGGGAACTGCTCCGACGTGCACCGCCGGCCCTGCAGCGGCTTCGTGGAGGTGATGGCGCCCGTGTTCACCAGGGAGGCCTGGGCGTGCGCCTGGCACATGGTGCAGAACGACCTCGTCCATGGCTGGGGGCTCGACCTCAACTTCTGGAGGTGCGTGGAGGATCCCGAGGAGAAGATCGGCGTCGTGGACGCGCAGTACGTGGCGCACCGCGCGAGGCCCACACTGACGCGGCAGGGCAACCCggacaccggcggcggcggcggcaacgtcAGGGGCCGGGCGTGGCAGGAGTTCgccgacttcaaaaatagaatacGCAATGCGGAGAGGGCTCAGCAGGCAGCGCTTGCACCACCCCGACCAAAATAA